Proteins found in one Hypericibacter terrae genomic segment:
- the ehuD gene encoding ectoine/hydroxyectoine ABC transporter permease subunit EhuD yields the protein MFWDWNFTAEILPLLAQASLVTLAATVLGFGIAITLGLAFAIGRMYGPGWLSLPLAGLIEFIRSTPLLIQIFFVYFVFPEIGITLGAMTAGVLALGVHYATYCSEVYRAGLANVPRGQWEASTALNLSPYHTFRDVIIPQAIPPVVPALGNYLVALFKDTPLLSAIAVLELMQTAKIIGSDNFRYTEPITMVGVIFLLFSLVAAGLIRLVESRLGRRIIRP from the coding sequence ATGTTCTGGGACTGGAATTTCACCGCCGAAATCCTTCCCCTGCTGGCGCAGGCCTCGCTGGTCACTCTCGCCGCGACGGTGCTCGGCTTCGGCATCGCCATCACTCTCGGCCTCGCTTTCGCGATCGGCCGGATGTATGGGCCCGGATGGCTGAGCCTGCCGCTGGCGGGCCTGATCGAATTCATCCGCTCGACCCCGCTTCTGATCCAGATCTTCTTCGTCTACTTCGTCTTCCCCGAGATCGGCATCACCCTCGGCGCGATGACGGCCGGCGTTCTCGCGCTGGGGGTCCATTACGCGACCTATTGCTCGGAAGTCTATCGCGCCGGACTGGCGAATGTTCCGCGCGGCCAATGGGAGGCCTCGACCGCCCTCAACCTGTCGCCCTATCATACGTTTCGCGACGTCATCATTCCGCAGGCGATCCCACCCGTGGTTCCGGCGCTCGGCAACTACCTGGTCGCGCTCTTCAAGGACACGCCGCTCCTGTCGGCGATCGCGGTCCTCGAGTTGATGCAGACCGCGAAGATCATCGGCTCCGACAATTTCCGCTATACCGAGCCGATCACGATGGTGGGCGTTATCTTCCTGCTCTTCAGCCTGGTCGCCGCCGGCTTGATCCGGCTGGTCGAATCGCGGCTGGGCCGGCGGATCATCCGGCCATGA
- a CDS encoding cupin domain-containing protein — protein sequence MTDKPTSIDADGVFAPFSAERAPWQEEFNHGRYGSRWQQLGDFGGGSHLGVLREELLPGWQSNLLHYHLLEEEHVFILEGMLTLRLGDKSYVMKPGDHVCFPAGQAVGHCLVNHTDKPCRYLLIGERNPHDVCVYPETGRVGVKLMGEGYRRAARMAYWEDAP from the coding sequence ATGACTGACAAGCCGACCTCGATCGACGCCGACGGCGTCTTCGCTCCCTTCTCTGCCGAGCGGGCGCCGTGGCAGGAAGAGTTCAACCATGGCCGCTATGGCAGCCGGTGGCAGCAACTGGGCGACTTCGGCGGCGGCTCGCATCTGGGCGTGCTGCGCGAGGAACTGCTCCCGGGCTGGCAATCCAACCTGCTGCATTATCATCTGCTCGAGGAGGAGCATGTCTTCATCCTGGAGGGTATGCTCACTCTACGCCTCGGCGACAAGTCCTATGTAATGAAGCCGGGCGATCATGTCTGCTTCCCCGCGGGCCAGGCGGTCGGCCATTGCCTGGTCAACCATACCGACAAGCCCTGCCGCTATCTCCTGATCGGCGAGCGCAACCCGCACGATGTCTGTGTCTATCCGGAGACGGGCCGCGTCGGCGTGAAGCTGATGGGCGAGGGTTATCGCCGCGCGGCGCGGATGGCCTATTGGGAGGACGCCCCTTGA
- a CDS encoding cyclic nucleotide-binding domain-containing protein, whose translation MDWAVPQFSLADIPANLSYIAIAFSYYVRGMLWLRLLAVVGFVLETVYFGLIGSNLYTGIVWNLVFILINVVQIARLLWEKRSLQMPLDEKALLLEVLAGLDNFQIAKLLRASEWRTLKPGTLLTCEDKPVDELYLLGSGQAAVNVRGRTVAQLERGAFVGEVAFLTGKPASASVTIKDKAQVLAFPRSALKKAFRSDSAIASVVHQVLGRDLAMKMVQANDARG comes from the coding sequence ATGGACTGGGCAGTCCCGCAATTCAGCCTCGCCGACATTCCGGCGAATCTCTCCTATATCGCGATCGCCTTTTCCTACTATGTGCGAGGGATGCTGTGGCTGCGCCTCCTCGCGGTGGTCGGATTCGTTCTCGAGACCGTCTATTTCGGGCTGATCGGTTCCAATCTCTATACCGGCATCGTCTGGAACCTCGTCTTCATTCTGATCAACGTCGTTCAGATCGCGCGGCTGTTGTGGGAGAAACGCAGCTTGCAGATGCCTCTCGACGAGAAGGCGCTCCTGCTCGAGGTTCTGGCCGGGCTCGACAATTTCCAGATCGCCAAGCTGCTCAGGGCCTCGGAATGGCGGACATTGAAGCCGGGTACTTTACTGACCTGCGAAGACAAGCCCGTGGACGAGCTTTATCTTCTCGGCTCGGGCCAGGCGGCCGTCAATGTCCGCGGCAGGACGGTCGCTCAATTGGAGCGCGGCGCTTTCGTCGGCGAAGTCGCATTCCTCACCGGCAAGCCCGCCAGTGCCTCCGTCACCATCAAGGACAAGGCGCAGGTCCTGGCCTTTCCCCGATCCGCGCTCAAGAAGGCCTTTCGATCCGACAGCGCGATCGCCAGCGTGGTGCATCAGGTCCTGGGCCGCGACCTCGCCATGAAGATGGTCCAGGCCAACGACGCCCGGGGCTGA
- a CDS encoding trimethylamine methyltransferase family protein, whose protein sequence is MSTGDPRADRRIRRRTASDNVANQAARSEPYRRLVIPFEPMRIFSDDQVETMHRAALRILEEIGVRVLLPEARQRYKAAGASVDEASRMVRIDRGLVEQALRTAPPAFDLVAPAPHRSQHIAQKHLSVIPVGGPPHVTDIERGKRSGTLEDFRNFAKLSQQYDVIHFLGACIEPQDIPPEFRHLETMLAMLTLGDKAPFIYGRGGPQVRDCFEMVRINAGLSESQFKAQPHSYTVINTNSPLQLDIPMSQGIIDFAAAGQLSIITPFTLAGAMAPITLPGALTQAHAEALAGITLAQIVRAGAPVSYGGFTSNVDMKSGAPAFGTPEYVKAAFGAGQLARHINLPWRSSNVNASNIADAQAAYESEMSLWGAIMGGCNILIHGAGWLEGGLAASYEKFILDVEMLQMFAELFRPVPFSEDEIGVEAIVEAGPGGHFFGTAHTMARYEKAFYTPLVSDWRNFGAWTEDGAKTATERANGLWKKVLKEFVAPAKDPAVTEALESFVARRRSEGGAPPVS, encoded by the coding sequence ATGAGCACCGGCGATCCGCGCGCCGACCGGCGCATCCGTCGCCGCACGGCGAGCGACAATGTCGCGAACCAGGCGGCCCGCAGCGAGCCCTATCGCCGGCTCGTCATTCCGTTCGAGCCGATGCGGATCTTCTCCGACGACCAGGTCGAGACGATGCATCGGGCGGCCCTGCGGATCCTCGAGGAGATCGGCGTGCGCGTGCTGCTGCCCGAGGCGCGGCAGCGATACAAGGCCGCCGGCGCCTCGGTCGACGAGGCGAGCCGCATGGTGCGGATCGATCGCGGGCTGGTGGAGCAGGCGCTGCGCACGGCGCCGCCCGCCTTCGATCTGGTGGCACCCGCGCCCCATCGCAGCCAGCATATCGCCCAGAAGCATCTCAGCGTCATCCCCGTCGGCGGGCCGCCGCATGTCACCGACATCGAGCGCGGCAAGCGCAGCGGCACGCTCGAGGATTTCCGTAACTTCGCCAAGCTGTCGCAGCAGTATGACGTGATCCATTTCCTCGGCGCCTGCATCGAGCCGCAGGACATCCCGCCTGAGTTCCGGCATCTGGAGACAATGCTGGCCATGCTGACGCTGGGCGACAAAGCGCCCTTCATCTATGGCCGCGGCGGCCCGCAGGTGCGCGACTGTTTCGAGATGGTGCGGATCAACGCCGGCTTGAGCGAATCCCAGTTCAAAGCGCAGCCTCACAGTTACACTGTCATCAACACCAACTCGCCCCTGCAGCTCGACATCCCGATGTCGCAGGGGATCATCGATTTCGCGGCCGCGGGCCAGCTCTCGATCATCACCCCCTTCACGCTCGCCGGCGCCATGGCGCCGATCACCCTGCCGGGCGCCCTGACCCAGGCCCATGCCGAGGCGCTCGCCGGCATCACGCTCGCCCAGATCGTGCGGGCCGGCGCGCCCGTCTCCTATGGCGGCTTCACCTCCAATGTCGACATGAAGTCGGGGGCGCCCGCCTTCGGCACGCCCGAATATGTGAAGGCGGCCTTCGGCGCCGGGCAGCTCGCGCGGCATATCAACCTGCCCTGGCGCTCCTCCAACGTGAACGCCTCGAACATCGCCGACGCGCAGGCGGCCTATGAATCCGAGATGTCGCTCTGGGGCGCCATCATGGGCGGCTGCAACATCCTGATCCATGGCGCCGGCTGGCTCGAGGGCGGGCTCGCGGCCTCCTATGAGAAATTCATCCTGGATGTCGAGATGCTGCAGATGTTCGCCGAGCTGTTCCGGCCGGTGCCCTTCAGCGAAGACGAGATCGGCGTCGAGGCGATCGTGGAAGCCGGACCCGGCGGTCATTTCTTCGGCACCGCCCATACGATGGCACGCTACGAGAAGGCCTTCTACACGCCGCTGGTATCGGACTGGCGCAATTTCGGCGCCTGGACCGAGGACGGCGCCAAGACCGCGACCGAGCGCGCGAACGGCCTGTGGAAGAAGGTGCTGAAGGAGTTCGTGGCCCCGGCGAAGGATCCCGCGGTCACCGAAGCGCTGGAGAGCTTCGTCGCACGCCGGCGCTCGGAAGGCGGCGCGCCGCCGGTGTCGTGA
- a CDS encoding GntR family transcriptional regulator: MNAVEKPNGAGRKARRPSPSRERFERLYRTLRDRICLFEYPPGGRLSEEELAEEFAISRTPVRRVLGRLEAEGLIEALHGVGHIVTSVKLEELQQIYHLRMELAVLVGRLSPIPRAPEDLDRIRALITRCDALSKEPEYKAFSRLNMDFFSEIAAMTGNQPLREISERLYFQTSRIWLMMMPQLKLAEEFAIFRREMEDILAAAETGDLEAVGHIRRAHISMSFTRMMRYTHPPADERSPE, encoded by the coding sequence ATGAACGCTGTCGAGAAACCGAACGGCGCCGGGCGCAAGGCGCGCCGCCCCTCGCCGTCACGCGAACGCTTCGAGCGGCTCTATCGGACGCTCCGGGACCGTATCTGCCTGTTCGAGTATCCGCCAGGCGGGCGATTGTCCGAGGAAGAACTGGCGGAGGAGTTCGCCATCAGCCGCACGCCTGTCCGTCGCGTGCTCGGGCGGCTAGAGGCCGAAGGCCTGATCGAGGCGCTTCACGGGGTCGGCCATATCGTCACCAGCGTGAAGCTGGAGGAGCTGCAGCAGATCTATCATCTGCGCATGGAGCTCGCGGTGCTGGTTGGACGCCTCTCGCCGATACCGCGCGCGCCCGAGGATCTCGATCGGATCCGGGCCCTCATAACCCGATGCGACGCGCTCTCGAAGGAGCCGGAATACAAGGCCTTCTCCCGGCTCAACATGGATTTCTTCTCCGAGATAGCCGCCATGACCGGCAATCAACCGTTGCGCGAGATCAGCGAGCGCCTTTATTTCCAAACCTCGCGCATCTGGCTGATGATGATGCCGCAGCTCAAGCTGGCCGAGGAGTTCGCGATCTTCCGGCGCGAGATGGAAGATATCCTGGCCGCTGCGGAGACGGGCGACCTGGAAGCAGTGGGTCATATCCGACGCGCCCATATCTCGATGAGCTTCACCCGGATGATGCGCTATACGCACCCGCCGGCCGACGAACGCTCTCCCGAATGA
- the ehuC gene encoding ectoine/hydroxyectoine ABC transporter permease subunit EhuC: MPLRPLTVCAILAFAGGLVVASFAGFREFLPGLLEGALVTIEITLGGCILAVIAAFLAAMAKMYGPWPLRWLAVIYIEIFRGTSALVQLFWLFFVLPVLGITLEPLTVAILALGLNVGAYGAEVVRGAVASISRSQWEATVALNMSRAQALRRIILPQAVVAMIPPWGNLFIELLKATALVSLITISDLAFRAQQMNATTYRTVEIFTIVLVIYLAIAMLITLAMQRVERAAARGLARGRLQ; the protein is encoded by the coding sequence ATGCCGCTTCGTCCGCTGACCGTCTGCGCCATTCTCGCTTTCGCGGGCGGCCTCGTCGTGGCCAGCTTCGCCGGCTTTCGCGAGTTCCTCCCGGGGCTTCTCGAAGGGGCCCTGGTCACGATCGAGATCACGCTGGGAGGCTGCATCCTGGCCGTGATCGCGGCTTTTCTCGCCGCCATGGCCAAGATGTACGGGCCCTGGCCGCTGCGGTGGCTGGCGGTGATCTATATCGAGATCTTTCGCGGCACCTCGGCCCTGGTGCAGCTGTTCTGGCTCTTCTTCGTCCTTCCGGTCCTCGGCATCACGCTCGAGCCGCTGACCGTTGCGATCCTGGCGCTCGGATTGAATGTCGGCGCCTACGGTGCCGAGGTGGTGCGCGGCGCCGTCGCTTCGATCTCCCGGAGCCAGTGGGAGGCGACCGTCGCGCTCAATATGAGCCGCGCCCAGGCCCTGCGGCGGATCATCCTGCCGCAGGCGGTGGTGGCGATGATCCCGCCCTGGGGCAATCTCTTCATCGAGCTCCTCAAGGCCACGGCGCTGGTCTCGCTGATCACCATCTCCGACCTCGCCTTCAGGGCGCAGCAGATGAATGCGACCACCTATCGCACTGTCGAGATCTTCACGATCGTCCTGGTCATCTATCTGGCCATCGCCATGCTGATCACGCTCGCCATGCAGCGCGTCGAGCGTGCGGCAGCCCGCGGCCTGGCGCGCGGGAGACTGCAGTGA
- the ehuB gene encoding ectoine/hydroxyectoine ABC transporter substrate-binding protein EhuB — protein MTSSAISRRTLMGLTAGLVTLAGIGPAFAETTLERARREGFIRVGFANEAPYGFATPDGKLTGESPEVVKAILAKIGIPQVDGVLTEFGSLIPGLQAGRFDLIAAGMFITPKRCKQVQFSEPTYGIGQAFLVTKGNPKGIKDYGTIASNKALKLAVMAGAVEAGYAKDSGIPESQLVILPDQSSLVKAVQAGRADAAALTALSIADMASKNDGVESTPPFGTVAGKSVVGHGGIAFRKEDTDLYEAFNAELKKFIGSPEHIALVTPFGFGKNFLPTLTTAELCSGE, from the coding sequence ATGACCAGTTCTGCGATTTCGCGGCGGACCCTGATGGGTCTGACGGCCGGCCTCGTGACCCTTGCCGGCATCGGCCCCGCCTTTGCCGAAACGACCCTCGAGCGCGCGCGCCGCGAGGGATTCATCCGCGTCGGCTTCGCCAATGAGGCGCCTTATGGTTTCGCCACCCCCGACGGAAAGCTCACCGGCGAGTCGCCCGAGGTGGTGAAGGCCATCCTGGCGAAGATCGGCATTCCGCAGGTCGACGGCGTGCTCACCGAGTTCGGCTCGCTGATCCCCGGCCTGCAGGCGGGCCGCTTCGACCTCATCGCCGCCGGCATGTTCATCACGCCGAAGCGCTGCAAGCAGGTGCAGTTCTCCGAGCCCACCTATGGCATCGGCCAGGCCTTCCTGGTGACGAAGGGCAACCCCAAGGGCATCAAGGATTACGGCACCATCGCCTCGAACAAGGCGCTGAAGCTGGCGGTCATGGCCGGCGCGGTGGAGGCGGGCTACGCGAAGGATTCAGGCATCCCCGAATCGCAGCTCGTGATCCTGCCGGACCAGTCGAGCCTGGTGAAAGCCGTGCAGGCCGGACGCGCCGATGCCGCGGCGTTGACCGCCCTGTCGATCGCCGACATGGCGTCGAAGAATGACGGCGTCGAATCGACGCCGCCCTTCGGAACCGTCGCCGGAAAATCGGTGGTCGGCCATGGCGGCATCGCGTTCCGCAAGGAAGACACGGATCTCTACGAGGCGTTCAATGCGGAGCTGAAGAAGTTCATCGGCAGCCCCGAGCATATCGCGCTGGTGACCCCGTTCGGATTCGGCAAGAACTTCCTGCCGACCCTGACCACCGCCGAGCTCTGCAGCGGCGAATAG
- a CDS encoding MAPEG family protein — protein MTTELTLLVCAIALAFIQMLVAVAGHTLQVGVPALAGNREGIAAPTGWAGRARRAHLNMIENLLLFAGLVLVAHAAGISTSMTVLGAQLFLWARLAYAIIYVVGIPWLRTAAWAVSVVGLILIFLQII, from the coding sequence ATGACGACAGAACTGACGCTGCTGGTCTGCGCGATCGCCCTGGCCTTCATCCAGATGCTGGTCGCGGTCGCCGGCCACACCTTGCAGGTGGGTGTCCCGGCCCTCGCCGGCAACCGCGAAGGGATCGCGGCGCCGACCGGCTGGGCCGGCCGGGCGCGGCGCGCCCACCTGAACATGATCGAGAATCTGCTGCTGTTCGCCGGGCTGGTCCTGGTGGCGCACGCGGCCGGCATCAGCACCAGCATGACCGTGCTGGGCGCCCAGCTCTTCCTGTGGGCGCGCCTTGCCTACGCCATCATCTATGTCGTCGGCATCCCCTGGCTGCGGACCGCCGCCTGGGCCGTGTCGGTGGTGGGCCTGATCCTGATCTTCCTGCAGATCATCTGA
- a CDS encoding M24 family metallopeptidase, whose translation MEFGKNNTAFGEGEFAARIAKTKTRMEAAGLDALIVCDPANLNYLTGYDGWSFYTPQAVVVLQEIDKPFWFGRGQDVNGAKLTTILPADHIVGYSDDHVQSTAKHPMQALARWLQERGQASKRIGVEADSYYFTARSLEVLRRELPNARFEDADLLVNWIRAVKSDAEIALMKQAARITELTMQTAIDTIDVGVRQCDAAAAIQAANTRGTKEYGGDYPAIVPLMPTGVGTSCPHMTWLDEPFLAATGTSIEVAGVRRRYHVPMTRTLYLGKPPEKMRHAAEVVLEGISAALEVAKPGALARDVHAAWTRTIERHGLFKDSRCGYSIGLNYPPDWGERTISFRAIDETVLEPNVTMHFMPGIWLDDWGIAISEAIRITATGVETFCNFPRRLFVK comes from the coding sequence ATGGAGTTCGGCAAGAACAACACCGCCTTCGGCGAAGGCGAGTTTGCGGCGCGGATCGCCAAGACCAAAACGCGGATGGAAGCGGCCGGGCTCGACGCGCTCATCGTCTGCGATCCCGCCAATTTGAATTATCTAACCGGCTATGACGGCTGGTCTTTCTATACGCCGCAGGCCGTGGTCGTGCTCCAGGAAATCGACAAGCCGTTTTGGTTTGGCCGGGGCCAGGACGTCAACGGCGCCAAGCTGACGACGATTCTCCCCGCCGATCACATCGTCGGCTATTCCGACGATCACGTGCAGTCGACCGCCAAACATCCGATGCAAGCCCTGGCGCGATGGCTTCAGGAACGCGGGCAGGCGTCGAAGCGGATCGGGGTCGAGGCCGACTCCTATTATTTCACCGCCAGGTCGCTCGAGGTTCTCCGCCGCGAGCTGCCAAATGCCCGATTCGAGGACGCGGACCTGCTGGTGAACTGGATCCGCGCGGTCAAGTCGGATGCCGAGATCGCGTTGATGAAGCAGGCCGCGCGCATCACTGAGCTCACCATGCAGACAGCGATCGACACGATCGATGTCGGTGTCCGCCAGTGCGACGCCGCGGCGGCGATCCAGGCCGCCAACACGCGCGGCACGAAGGAATATGGCGGCGACTATCCCGCGATCGTTCCGCTGATGCCGACCGGCGTCGGCACCTCATGTCCGCATATGACCTGGCTCGACGAGCCATTCCTGGCGGCGACCGGAACCAGCATCGAGGTCGCAGGTGTTCGCCGACGCTATCATGTGCCGATGACCCGCACGCTCTATCTGGGCAAGCCGCCCGAGAAGATGCGCCATGCGGCCGAGGTCGTGCTCGAAGGGATTTCCGCGGCGCTGGAGGTGGCCAAGCCTGGCGCGCTTGCACGGGACGTCCACGCCGCTTGGACCCGCACGATCGAACGCCACGGGCTCTTCAAGGACTCCCGCTGCGGTTACTCGATCGGTCTCAATTATCCGCCGGACTGGGGCGAACGGACCATCTCGTTTCGCGCCATCGACGAAACCGTGCTCGAACCCAATGTGACGATGCATTTCATGCCTGGGATTTGGCTCGACGATTGGGGCATCGCCATTTCGGAGGCGATCCGGATCACGGCGACGGGCGTCGAGACTTTCTGCAATTTCCCCCGCCGGTTATTCGTGAAGTAG
- a CDS encoding hemerythrin domain-containing protein, translating to MTQILDQIGRDHRNMRLLLDIVEEEMNAYHEGRTPDFDLLRSIAEYTLHYPDLFHHPKEDLIFERLVMRDPSAKAAIGDLIGEHERLGELTRRFAAAIGNAARDVEMPRAWLEALATEYLSVNRQHMQAEEKHFFPRALAALTDQDWAEIDERAVHVSDPIFGPRVEHSYLAIHERIRIFRL from the coding sequence ATGACGCAGATCCTCGATCAGATCGGGCGCGACCACCGCAACATGCGTCTCCTCCTCGACATCGTCGAAGAGGAGATGAATGCCTACCATGAAGGGCGCACCCCCGACTTCGACCTGCTGCGGTCGATTGCGGAATACACGCTGCATTATCCCGACCTGTTCCATCATCCGAAAGAGGATCTGATCTTCGAGCGGCTGGTCATGCGCGACCCGTCGGCGAAGGCGGCCATCGGCGACCTGATCGGGGAACATGAGCGGCTCGGCGAACTGACCCGGCGGTTCGCCGCGGCGATCGGCAATGCCGCCCGGGATGTCGAGATGCCGCGCGCCTGGCTCGAGGCGCTGGCGACGGAGTATCTCTCGGTGAACCGTCAGCATATGCAGGCCGAGGAGAAGCATTTCTTCCCTCGCGCCCTCGCCGCGCTCACGGATCAAGACTGGGCCGAGATCGACGAACGGGCCGTTCATGTCAGCGACCCGATTTTCGGCCCGCGGGTCGAGCACAGCTATCTCGCCATCCATGAGCGGATCCGGATCTTCCGCCTGTGA
- the ehuA gene encoding amino acid ABC transporter ATP-binding protein, translated as MTETVPRTSQREQARMAHPSDPAQPMVRFDKVTKSYGAYVVLDQLDLDIASGEKVAIIGPSGSGKTTVLRMLMTLERINGGVIWVDGEPLTSMPRDNGLVPADARHLRRMRGKIGMVFQHFNLFPHMTALKNCMEAPCTVLNLSKAEAEARGRELLAMVGLGDKLNHYPAQLSGGQQQRVAIARALAMRPKVMLFDEVTSALDPELVGEVLNVIRKLGSELDLTMLMVTHQMGFAKEFADRVCFFYGGRICEQGPPEKIFGSPENERTRQFLSAVLEAA; from the coding sequence ATGACCGAGACCGTTCCCCGCACGAGCCAGAGAGAGCAGGCCCGCATGGCGCATCCATCCGATCCGGCGCAGCCCATGGTGCGCTTCGACAAGGTGACGAAGAGCTACGGCGCCTATGTCGTGCTCGACCAGCTCGATCTGGACATCGCCTCGGGCGAAAAAGTCGCCATCATCGGCCCATCGGGCTCGGGGAAGACCACTGTGCTCAGGATGTTGATGACGCTCGAACGGATCAATGGCGGCGTCATCTGGGTCGATGGCGAACCTCTGACCAGCATGCCGCGCGACAACGGCCTGGTGCCGGCGGATGCCCGCCATCTCCGCCGCATGCGCGGCAAGATCGGCATGGTGTTTCAGCATTTCAATCTCTTTCCGCATATGACCGCCTTGAAGAACTGCATGGAAGCGCCCTGCACCGTCCTCAATCTCTCCAAGGCGGAAGCGGAGGCGCGGGGGCGCGAGCTTCTGGCGATGGTCGGGCTGGGCGACAAGCTCAATCACTACCCGGCCCAATTATCGGGCGGGCAGCAGCAGCGGGTGGCCATCGCCCGAGCCCTTGCCATGCGCCCCAAGGTCATGCTCTTCGACGAGGTCACCTCCGCGCTTGATCCCGAGCTCGTCGGCGAGGTGCTGAACGTGATCCGCAAGCTGGGCTCGGAACTGGACCTCACCATGCTCATGGTCACCCACCAGATGGGGTTCGCCAAGGAATTCGCCGACCGTGTCTGCTTCTTCTATGGTGGCCGAATTTGCGAGCAGGGTCCGCCGGAAAAGATCTTCGGATCGCCCGAGAACGAGCGCACCCGGCAGTTCCTCAGCGCCGTCCTGGAGGCCGCATGA
- a CDS encoding M24 family metallopeptidase, with the protein MAQPYFAAEEYGARLAALRVGMAARGIELALLSAPENIFYLTGLDHWGYFAPHILMVPAEGELVLATRAMEKVTVANQVANARFEGHGDQETVADAVGRALRDVREKPSRIGIEAWSSGLPQGLAAALQRQMPRADWIDLTGLVDGLRMVKSEVERAYMREAARISDAGAAAAIEAIGPGASERHVAAECERAMIEAGGTFPGFGPFIRSIARLGEEHTSWSDTRLRPGESVFLELTGCVARYHAPLGRLIHIGRAPPDAHEMADLARAAFDAVLDSLCEGALFRDVYAAWQGVVDRAGLSHYRRHHCGYMVGIGFPPSWTGGNKVTGLRADSDIPVRIGMSFHVLSWLMGTGRGDYFISNTVLLGEEGPEVLTRTPMQVTAR; encoded by the coding sequence ATGGCCCAACCCTATTTCGCGGCGGAGGAATATGGGGCGAGGCTCGCGGCCCTGCGCGTCGGCATGGCCGCGCGCGGCATCGAGCTCGCGCTGCTGTCTGCGCCCGAGAACATCTTCTATCTGACGGGCCTCGATCACTGGGGCTACTTCGCGCCGCATATCCTGATGGTGCCGGCCGAAGGCGAGCTGGTCCTGGCCACGCGGGCCATGGAGAAGGTCACGGTCGCCAACCAGGTCGCGAATGCCCGCTTCGAAGGCCATGGCGACCAAGAGACGGTTGCCGATGCCGTCGGCCGCGCCTTGCGCGACGTCCGGGAGAAGCCGTCGCGGATCGGGATCGAAGCCTGGTCCTCCGGTTTGCCGCAGGGCCTCGCCGCGGCCTTGCAGCGGCAGATGCCCCGCGCCGACTGGATCGATCTCACCGGTCTGGTCGACGGCCTGCGCATGGTCAAGAGCGAGGTCGAGCGGGCCTATATGCGAGAAGCGGCACGGATATCGGATGCCGGCGCGGCCGCCGCGATCGAGGCGATCGGCCCCGGCGCCAGCGAGCGGCATGTCGCGGCCGAGTGCGAACGGGCGATGATCGAGGCGGGCGGCACGTTCCCGGGCTTCGGTCCCTTCATCCGCTCCATCGCGCGCCTGGGCGAAGAGCATACGAGCTGGAGCGACACCCGGCTCCGGCCCGGCGAATCCGTGTTCCTGGAGTTGACCGGCTGCGTTGCGCGATATCACGCGCCCCTGGGCCGCTTGATTCACATTGGGCGGGCGCCGCCCGACGCGCATGAGATGGCGGATCTGGCGCGGGCCGCGTTCGACGCGGTCCTGGACTCGCTTTGCGAAGGGGCGCTGTTTCGCGACGTCTATGCCGCCTGGCAAGGCGTCGTCGATCGCGCGGGCCTGTCGCATTACCGGCGCCATCATTGCGGCTACATGGTCGGGATCGGTTTTCCGCCGAGTTGGACCGGCGGCAACAAGGTCACGGGCCTGCGCGCCGACAGCGACATCCCCGTCAGGATCGGCATGAGCTTCCACGTCCTGTCCTGGCTCATGGGCACGGGCCGCGGCGATTACTTCATTTCCAACACGGTGCTGCTCGGCGAGGAGGGGCCCGAGGTCCTGACCCGGACGCCGATGCAGGTCACCGCGCGATAG